From the Hordeum vulgare subsp. vulgare chromosome 1H, MorexV3_pseudomolecules_assembly, whole genome shotgun sequence genome, the window ctcggagaacaacaaggaggagctgtcgaaactctgcatgggatccggagcaaagcgtgggaaacgacccaatctacacatacccggactgtccatggataactttggacaattcgaaagaatcaccgttataaatatgcaaatgcatgcatatttataacaggaaccctttcgaacgggagacgcatattggttagcaacaactttgcattttaatactaaaaatacgtagctagatagtgtcatcagcacgaaggccggaacagagcaaaataaagggggtggaggaggagttaacaaatgtgctcactttcgaatgcaggggaggtcgtcgaaaactaaACCCTCGCGGATAAGCtagtgcacatttaaatgcactcaatcaacacaaatacgcactcgcggtaattaaataattgctaactaaatttaacttttctcccccttcttctttctctttttccttttcttcttcttctttctctttttctactcgcggtaattaaataatttctaactaaataattcttccccttcttctttctccttttccttttcttcttattattcttctcttAATCTCCTTCTAATTCCTAACTATATAATTGCTAACTACATTTAACtgaaaatctaccactaagtaattgctaagtaaatttaactaaaaatctactactaacagctctaactaacatagaaaaataaactaaaaaagaaaaaaaaaggggaggaggagctcaccggcgagtcgagcggggctggcgcggggcggcggcagggCGGGGCGGGGGTGGCGTAGGGCGGGGCTGGGCTGGCGCGCGGTGGGGCGGGGCTGGTGCGGGcctgggctggcgcggggcgtgatacgtctcaaacgtatctataatttttgatggtttcacactgttatcttgtcttctttgtatgttttatgtacctttttatatctttttggggactaacttattgattcagtgccaagtgtcagttcctgtttttccgtgtttttgactcttttcagatctgattttggaacggagtccaaacggaataaaatccccaaaatgattttttcccgaaggaaagaagaccagggagcctttggaccaagccaggtgggccctagggagcccacaagcttgcaccatgccaccaggggggaggcagcggtgggcaagcttgtggcttccctggccgcctcctgacctaggttttgcacctatatattcccaaatattccgcaaaaaatcaggagagcctcgaaaatactttttcgccgccgcaagcttccgtttccgtgagatctcatctggagacccttcccggcgccctgcccgaggggcctttggaggtggagggcttcttcatcatcatcatcgcccctccaatgactcgtgagtagttcactttagacctacgggtccgtagttagtagctagatggcttcttctctctcttggatcttcaatacaaagttctccacgatcttcatggagatctatccgatgtaatcttttttggcggtgtgtttgtcgagatctgatgaattgtggacttgtgatcagattatctatgatatatatttgagtctttgctgatttcttatatgcatgatttgatatccttgtaagtctctccgtgtcttgggttttgtttggccaactagatctatgattcttgtaatgggagaagtgcttggttttggaatcTGCCATGTGGTcatctttcccagtgacagtaggggcagcaacgcacacatcaagcagttgccatcaagggtaaaatgatggggtttatatcattgtttgagattatccctctacatcatgtcatcttgcttaaggagatactctgttcttatggacttaatacactagatgcatgttggatagcggtcgacgtgtggagtaatagtagtagatgcagaaagtatcggtctacttgtttcggacgtgatgcctatatatagaaataatcattgcatacatatcgtcacgactctgcacagttctatcaattgctcgacagtaatttgttcacccaccatctacttgctttcatgagagaagccactagtaaacactacggcccccgggtctattcacatgcatcgtttacacctccacttttactttgctttgttactttgttgctttcagttctcacttggcaaacaatctataagggattgacaaccccttcatagcgttgggtgcaagcttttgtgtttgtgcaggatcttgagatactctccaccggattgataccttggttctcaaactaagggaaatacttaccgtcgctgtgctacatcaccctttcctcttcgaggcaacaccaacacaaggctccaaggccacgggggaaatcctttgcatacttgcctaggaagtcccttaaggagtagccgcagctgaagaattccttgtgtcgttgctgaggagtatcaagcaacactcctatttctggcgccgttggaaggtcttttgttgcagtagcagaagtatttctagcgccgttgccggggatacacatcaaacatcaGGGCGGCGCGGCGGGGCGGTGCAGGGCGGGGCTGGTGTGGAGCGGAgctggcgcggggcagaggcggggCGGGTCAAggtgggcggcgcggggcagaggcggggcggggcggggcggtgcGGGGTGACGGCGGGTGGTCGGGGCGGGGCTGGCAcgaggcggcgccggcgagtaggggctggcgcggggcgggcgCGGGTCGACGATGGCGGTGGGTCGGGGGAGCAGGGAGAGCAAGGAGAGATAAAAGGATAGGGCATGCAGTTAGGTCGTGTGCACAGGGGAAAACACCGGGCTATGCCGTCagctagctgtcggcaaagacagccgttaggctttgccgtcagctggctgtggGGAAAGCGGTGCCCCGTTAAGCCCTCGTCGAACGTGGGACCGGGGagctccctatgccgtcagcctccctatgccgtcagtgtttttctcctttgccgtcagctggctgacggcttagataaagcggacggccTAGATTATCTATGTCGTGAGCctctcctatgccgtcagcatttattttggctgagggcaaagtctctttgccgtcaacccCGTGAAATTGTTGACGGCAAAGCTAAAAGCTAttggcaaattatgtttttccagttgtgtacctatcgaagagatccatggtcttgataacccgatacaggtagtagatggaaattctctgcgtagctttgatgagagtgatattccttttgataaacctgctaacctatgcatggatgaatttgataactttggtgccaaccaacagagtttcaatgattatgttagcagacaattggaacagaatgctcgtatgcttagtcatttaagtgcttgtgtggacagaaatgtaaataatcttaagctcctgagtaaacatgcctctatggttactactcaagtagaacaagtacataaagctcagaatgacttgctcgacGACTTGAATGACAATTCTTTCAGAGTCGTCacgagaggcggtagaatgacctaggaacctttgtatcctgagggtgatcctaagagaattgaacaacatTATCAAggattagcactgatgcacctagtcatcctagaaaaaagaagaaatatgatagggatgtgcacgctagcaaccatgttgctgctacacctgagagtctaaacgatgcctctgtttctgatgctgaaacacaatttggtgatgaacatgagcctcatgataatatcaatagtgatgtttatGTTGATGCtcgacctagcaatgataaggatgtggagattgaacctgttgatcttgataacccacatcctaagaataagaggtacgataagaatgacttcactgctaggaagcacggtaaagaaagggaaccatgggttcagaaacccatgccctttcctcccaaaccatccaagaagaaggatgatgaggatttcgagcgattcgttgaaatgattagacctgtctttgtgcaaatgcgtttgacagatatgctcaagatgtctccgtatgctaagtacatgaaagatattgtgactaagaagaggaggatacctgaggttgagatttccaccatgctcgctaattataccttcaagggtggaactcctaagaaactgggtgatctcggtgtgcctgctacttctcaaacaacactgccagaaattgacacgttgacggggactaggcttgcgttgttttttcccttgaagaggaaagggtgatgcagcacatgagcagtaagtatttcccttagtttgagaaccaaggtatcgatccaaaaggagggtctcgtcaagtccacagtagcTGCGCGAACACAAACAAGctagcacccaacgcttcaaaggggttgtcaatcccttcaagattgtttgcaaagtgagatctcaaggcggaaagtgcaacgaagtaaaaagtgtaaggctgaaaatatggtgtggagtagacatgggggccatagtgttcactagaggcttctctcaaaatagtaaatatcacggtgggtgaacaaattactgtcgagcaattgatagaaccgcgcaaagtcatgacgatatctaaggcaatgatcatacatataggcatcatgcccgagacaagtagaccgatactttctgcatctactactattactccacacatcgaccgctatctagcatgcatctagtgtattgagttcatgacgaacagagtaacgccttaagcaagatgacatgatgtagagggataatctcaaatcaatgatgaaaaccccatctttttacccttgatggcaacaacacgatgcgtgcctcgctaccccttctttcactgggtgaggtcaccgcacggtatgaacccaaaaccaagcacttctcccattgcaagaatcatagatctagttggccaaacaaaacccacaactcgaagagaactacaaggatatgaaatcatgcataagagagatcagaagaaactcaaataagattcatagataatctgatcataaatccacaattcatcggatctcgacaaacacaccgcaaaagaagattacatcggatagatatccatgaagatcatggagaactttgtattgaagatccaagagagagaagaagccatctagatactaactatggacccgtaggtctatggtgaactactcacgcatcatcggagaggtcatggtgttgatgaagaatccctccgtatccgaatccccctccggcagggcaccagaacgtgccccagatgggatcttgcggagacacaagcttgcggcggcgaaaagtactttcgatgatctcttatttttttgggatttttagggaatatataggcgcaacccctagcgcagagggcgcccagggggcccacaagcctctgggccgcggcctcctccctggccacggggtgagggcttgtggggcccctcggtctcccatgccttggctctcaagcttcccgatcttcttccgttacagaaaaaatattttcagggattttcttccgtttggactccgtttcaaaatctcctctgaatggggtcaaaaacatggaaaaacaggaactggcacatggcactgagttaataagttagtcccaaaaaatatatacaaGGCATGCAAaggatccaaagtttgacaagataatagcatgaaaccatcaaaaattatagatacgttggagacgtatcagtgcccactataccttgctccattaaaggaaactacgttagaactgctttatgtgaccttggagccagtgttagtgttatgtctctctctctttatcgtagacttgaactggataagttgacacccactgaaatctctctgcaaatggccgacaaatcaactgctttccctatcggcagtttgcgaggatgtgcctgttgtggttgctaacttcACCatattaacagactttgttaccttggatattcctgaggatgatgccatggcggtcatcctcggaagaccctttttaaacactggaggagctgttatagattgcaacaaaggcaatgtcactttccatgtcaacggtaatgagcatgcggtgcactttccgaagaaacaatatcgagtacattgcatcaatgctatcgaaaaacttcatcgattcttattgggagctttgaatgccctattcctcatgtcaagatgaagtatgatttgcttgttggggaaatagacatccccattgaggtgacctagtggctattcaaaaattcaatgttctctttttgcgattcgaaaaggtttgtcgaggaggcttgatcaacatcactgacggatttctttcgatgaccatgagatggatgaatgaaggagtcacaaacctctgttccgagatttcaccttcggtagcttagaagaaaaatgataggtttagtttagttttccctgttttctattttagcatccggtagaaaagtaccccgaaaataaaagtcctccgaacgtcctgaaaatcaagtatgattttttctggaatttttgaatttttttgagacaaagagcttgtctgggggctgcactagtgggccacaagcccttggggcgcgggcaccccccggtCACGCCAcccaggtttgtggggcccataggcaacccctccactcattcttgctgtcatctcgttctcctacctctagaaaaaatcgtttcgcagctcaaacccgtgttcttgctcctcttgatgggattttcgatctctttgctcaaatcaccattctccgaactgttttggggaaattactccttggtaggtgactcctccattggtccaattagtttttgctctagtgccttatactccgcgtaattttgttgccttggtgaccatgttcttgagatttgcatgctgattttagctggtcccaagtagtattgatgcgtaatatgacctctaggcacttgtgggagtagttgctacttgtTTAGTTCAGccctgttcacttttcctttgggtcactgaaaatttcagaaaaggaagatgttcacgagaaacttccatggtggttcctcaagcaataaaggtccccgtcttgcgattcggtagcctgatccttaccaaccaagggacgcgtaggtacaaccatgtgaatggccttctgatgaatttatgattgaggcaggtttcaaagatgagtttgatgcacttcttCGCAACTTCGGACTCGAAGATTTcatatccgataaatgtgaacaatatgttgctctcactacctcttttgttcgtagattcaaattttcagttcgccgtgacacatcggtactgtttgatctctatgaaaaatcgtataccattgatttagaggatttcaatagaatttgcaaaatacctatttggggtagcctcaatgatcctcctaaatcttcggttagagatttttgctctggtattactgttggagaaactagagacattacgcaagctaccatggggagtattcattttcctgccttgcattactttgccctccactactaggaaaaggcatgctagtggcacacctgttttggctactaatggcgcactacaggtgcacCACTAgtatcacgccattagaattttttactaatggcgcaccacatgtgctccattagtatgtggtatactaatggtgcaccaggcagtgcgccattagtatagctcatggttcaccattagtatctggtatactaatggtgcaccaggcagtgcgccattagtatagctcatgatgcgtcattagtatctggtatactaatggtgcaccaggcagtgcgccattagtatagcccatggtgcgccattagtatctcgtatactaatggcgcaccaggcagtgcgccattagtatagctcatggtgcgccatgagtatgcctcccaggggccatatttacccatgtgctctggcttactaatggcgcactagttgacgatgcgccactagtgtgcttttgtaGTGCGtcactaaagtgctgagtggtgcgccactagtatgaatattaggtatttttttccagatatttgcacagattacaaaacatattattgcacagaatatagagagcacaacatataaacaacagatttgtcgaatacaatagaagattagtctccgaatacaattcatcatattagtcttcgaatttaaaataccgaacaaagttagaacattacaagtctcgagaccgcgagtagcgagtttgtcttcacattacaagtcaatgtcgatcatctaaactaccatcacatagaagatagttgcggtcatcacgatgagcataatcgcgatgaaactggtcttcatctggttcctccaacgctccctcctctctcccgctagatagcgcgtgtATCTAACTTCCACCTctgcccttgtggtgtaccctttgtaattgttaccgctgaaacggtgaacctgtctccgacactcctcccaatcATCGTAGACTCCgagaaccttacccttgtacacgacatacgacggcatctctatgcactaggcaAACAAACATCAAGCTAACCTGCAGTAAATCATCGGTCATAAAAAGCATACACACAAAACATCAAGCTAGCACAACACACAAACTACATACATGAAACAGAAAGCAAACAATAAAtgactgaacctgggtaaatataaaGGGAAAGAGAAAATGAGCAAAAAAACAAAGCATATTTGTAACTTTCTATATACATCAATAGCTTAATCCATAAGAAAGCTGCACCAAAAAAATACCCAAAAGATGGCCGGTCCTACCGAAAATCTGCAAAGTCAACAACAAGAGTAAGTTTGGTCACATTAATAAGATGATCAGCTAATAAAAAAATGTTACACAGGTCGTGAAATGTACGCAGGACAGCATGTTTTATTGCTTCCTTCTGATTGCTCACACCAATAACATCACAACATTTTCCATTTTGCTATTTTACGGTCCTATGTTTGCAGTACACAAAGCCAGAAATAATTTGGTGGCAGACAGAATATTTCAGGCTTCCCTTTACAATGGAGCCCCAGATCAAATACACCTAGTCAATAATGCGAGTCCAAAGATGCAAGGAAACTTTGGACCACTAAATGCCCCCCGAGTCATGCAAAACCCAGTTTCAGACGCTAAATATCAAGCATTACAAACAAAGCAAATAAATACTCATGCCGTGACCACCTTGACCAGAAAGGCCACCCCCTGGTGTCCACGGCTAGACAACAGGGCGGAGAATCACCAACTTAGAATTATGAAGGGACACCATCCAGGCATAACAGGGTGGCAGACAACATTCCACACAAGTGATTTAGGATGTGGAAAAATGCTGGTGCTGACAATGTTGTATTGTTGTCTCCCATTATGTGTGGCACATGCTTTCAAAATTATGGTCAAATAACCAAGCACACCTGGTAGTTGCAGTGAAAAGGATATATGCAAATTGAGCAACCTGAGTGTAAACACACTACAAATTTAGATACACTGCGATATCTGCATAATTTGCAGGTCATTCCGACAACTGACAGGGAACCAAAATAAAGATGATAGAATAAGTTTGAATCTTGAAAAGTTGAATATTCCCCAATACTCAACATCCCTCAAATGCAACCAAACCTCCATGTACAGCGTGCCCTTACTATGAAGCCTAGTTTAAAAAACTGGACCAGACCGGCGGTCGGACTCGAAAAAATCGGAACCGGTAGCCTCATCGGGTTTTGAAGCTAATAAGACCGAACCGGCCGGTTTTCTGGAAAACCAGTGAAAAAATGGGTCACTAAATCGAGAAAAATCAGGAAAATATTTTAATAGAAATTGGGAAAAGTGTGATTCGATTTCAGGTCGTGTGAGCAATACGCAAGGCCTGCCCACGGCCCTATAACCAACTCGGGTATGCTACTTTGTCGTTCACCACACAAAAATAATTATATGTGACCATTGTTTCACACTATATTAGCACATATATTACTCGAcatttattatttttttcttaaAAACCGACAATCGAACCAGTGAACCAACGGTCCGACCGGTAAAAACCTGAACCGACAACCTTTCCGGTTTGATTTCCGGTTCGATTTGTTAAACTATGCTATGAAGTATGGACTAAGAGTATAAAACAGTTACTTTCCCTAATCCCTGCTGGTTCTGGATTTTCTATTGCACTTTCTCGGGATAGTGCAATTCACTCAGATGATACTAAAAAAATCCAACTTGTACAATAATAGGTTCAGCTGGCCTATTGCCATTTAAGTCAGCAAGAATGCATGTATGTGTGGCCCAAACACAAAACTTAAGGCTTAAACAAACATCTATAGTAATCAGTTGTGTAGAAGGAAATAAATGGATGCAACTAGAAAAGCTAGCAGCCATGCAAAACAACACTACTCGAAAGTTTAAGCCATAAAACGGATCAAAGAGAAAGAGATGTTGCAGGACCTGTGGGACAGCCAATCTCTCAAGGTTGGGAGCATAGGGCATGGGTACATCAGCTCCAGCAATCCTCTCAATTGGAGCATCAAGATACTCAAATCTTTCTTCTACAACAGACATGCTGCAAAATAAGGCATGTATGTGTCAGAATAATTCTTACTATACAAGCTCcatcaagagagagggagagacaaAAAGAGAACCATATCTCAGCACCAACACCATGCTGGGGGAAGCCTTCTTCAAGAGTCACCAATCTATTTGTTTTCCTAACAAATGCATTTATGGCGGCTCTATCCAGTGGCCTAATTGATCGGAGGTTGATCACCTATTGAAACATATCAGTACAAAATAAGGAAGCATGCATAGCCTGTATCATGTAGAGTAAAATCATATCAATAGttacactgaaaatatattttccaAAAGAAATTACCTCAGCACTGATTCCTTCCTTGGACAGTATCTCAATGTGACGTCCTTGAGAAATGAAAGCTAATGGTGTGTCAAATCCTATAAGGTTGACAATATAGAAAATTCATCTTCCTCCCACGTTGTTTTACCAACTATAGCATGACGCACCTGAAGAGCATAACCGACCATCTTGGAGAATGCAGTAATCATAACATCTTTACCCTCACGCTCTATCTACAGAAAGAAAAAATCCACACGTAAGTACATACTGCATAGAAGTTTAGGGATTCTATACCAAAAATAACTATCTAAGAGCATGCATCTGATCTCTGAAAACCACCAGTGCATACTGCATAGAAGTTCAGTTACTGCATTACATTGAAAACCATCATGAAAACCACTAAGCAAAAATGTACCCATGGGACAATGAGGCAAACCCCAGATAAATGGTAAACTTGGAGAGAAGTTTGCCAGTCCATTGGCAGACATATTCAGAGACATGGGAGATCACTTTGCAAGTCCTACTCCTGTTCGACACAGTATAATTCGATCATGCCTTACTCGATATGAAGGATACTGATACACAAGTAGCATATGAGTGCTTATTATT encodes:
- the LOC123396190 gene encoding pyruvate dehydrogenase E1 component subunit beta-1, mitochondrial-like, producing YDYCILQDGRLCSSAFISQGRHIEILSKEGISAEVINLRSIRPLDRAAINAFVRKTNRLVTLEEGFPQHGVGAEICMSVVEERFEYLDAPIERIAGADVPMPYAPNLERLAVPQIFGRTGHLLGIFLVQLSYGLSY